AGAATGGACTTTATTAGTAAGTCATCGTAAATCAGTAGTTTTATGATGAACAAATAAACTGTTCATCTTTTATGTATTTATTATCTATTATCTATCTATCAATCATACATATATGATATAGTTATttgttatttacataataataaacaTGATAAAAGTAGTTGATCTATTTGTCCAATGATATGACTAATGCTGTGTTTTTGTTGGCAGTGTTCATGTTAGATATAAAATCTTTCTTTCTGCTATAGAGTACCTCCCATTCTCTCCTGGGGCTGATTTGAATGGCATTGAGAAAGGAAGCTTTGAAGAAATAATTGAGAGGTCCGTAGTTTTTTGACATATCACTCTTTAAGATCTGGAGGCAGAAGTTATTGTCAAATGTTTTTTGTCTATGTTATATTTATATCTTCATCTTCTGTCTGCTATTTACGTTAATATTAGGGTTTTATCAAGATCTCGAGAGGTGAAACTTGGAAAATATGATGGGACAACTGAAGTTGCAGAGCAGTGTAGGTTGCGGAGTCTTCAAAAAGCTACCGTCATTCAGTGGCTCTGCTTTACACCTCCCTCTACCATTAATGATTCCGTAAGGGTGGGCACAAAACTTCTTCTCCGAGCATTGATGCACAGGTAATGATTTCCTTTGCTTTCCTATGGATGTAAGTATGTAACAGTTGCACAGGAATTGGTTCTAATATTTCGTTGTCAAAATTGTCTGTTTCTTTCAGCAATATACTGTTCCGGGAGTTTGCTCTAATTTCTATGTGGAGAGTTCCATCAATGCCTATTGGGGCTCATACATTACTTAGTTTACTAGCCGAGCCTTTGAAACATCCATCAGAATCTTTGTTTTTTACCGAGGACCATGATATAGCTGATAGTTTGAGAGAGTTTGAGGATTGGGTAAGTCTCTAAGCCTGTAAAAAAGTATTGTATATTGAACCATGTTGAAGACTCCTAATGAATTAAATAATGGTGTTGTTCATTAGAATGAATACTACTCTTGTGATGCAACTTACCGCAACTGGCTGCAAATTGAGTTGGAAAATGCTGGAATTGACGTCTCAAATGAAGAAAAACAGAGAGCGACTGTGGTAGCTATGGATACATTATCCTCATCAATGGCATTGTTAATGAGTGAgtttattttctttatttatttatttttagtcttGATCTTCAAGTTTTTACCACCCGTAAGTAATTGCTGACTTTGAAACAGGAGGAGGAGACCCATGGTTGGTACCTACGGAAGATCATATATATGAATCAATGGAAAATACTAACCTTGAGTTACATGCTACTGCAATGCTTTGTTTGCCTTCTGGTGATTGCATGTTACCGGATGCCACTTTGTGCACCGCACTCACAAGTGCTCTCTATTCTTCAGTAGGGGAGGAAGTTGCGTTGAAACGTCAATTGCTGGTATGTTCACTTAGCAACAAATCTAATACAAATCCTCATCATTTCTTAATGCAATAATTATGTGATTCTAATGCCTACATTACATTTATTTACATTTAGGTGAATGTTTCTATATCTGCAAAGGACAGTTGCACTGTTGAAATTGCACTTCGGTGCTTGGGGACAGAGTTTGATGGATTTGGCCCAAATAAACTTGCTGATGGTGGCGTCCTTGCTGCAGTTATTGCAGCCGGCGTTAAAGGTAAATCAAGAATTGTTGACAACATTCTGAACATTGTGGTGGTCGCATGAGTTCACTTAGATTACATACGTAGTGACTAGTGATATAGATTTTGGAGATATTGAAGTTGGATGATGTTTGTTCACCAATGAGGAAAATTATTATGGTGTGCAGGTGAGCTGGCCGGATTCCAAGCAGGTGTAACGATGGAAATCTTGAAACTAGAGGCTTGGTATTCGGGAATTGACGGTTCTCTGGGAAGTACAGCAACATATATCCTGCGGGGTCTATGTCGTAGGTGTTGTATCCCAGAAGTAATCCTTCGATGTATGCAGGTAGGTACTCGCACATCTTTGCAGTTGTTTCAGATGATGACACAAGTTTTTGTACATTTCATTTTATTTGGAAATAAACGTGCTATATAGTgttcttttttatttatttctaaATAAAATGCAGGTGTCTGTTTCTCTTATGGAGTCTGGTAATGAACATCAGAGCCATGATGAGTTGATTGAGTTAGTTGCCAGTTCAGAAACTGGCCTCCTTCACTTGTTTAGTCAAAACCAACTGCAGGTTATTTTtcactcaagtttttttttttttttttttttttaatttatttctgGTGTTTTCTGTTGCATCCACGCATAGGTCTTATGGAGTGAGTTTTGATTTAACTATCTTATAAATCTTGCTTTGACATCCAGGAATTCTTGTTATTTGAGAGGGAGTACTCTATACGGAAGATGGAGCTTCTTGAAGAACCGGCTGCTTAAATTTTTGTGCATTCATGTATTTTACTTATATTATTTCATAGCCAATCTAGCATTTTGTAAACTTTGAAGTTTGAAAAatttatatattactccgtaatatctAATAGGATAAGGTCATGTTATATATTGCTGTCAGAGCATTTGTTATCGGAATGAACTTATTTGGGCATGGATGGACAAATGGTAACATGAATATTTATCTACGTTCCAGTGGTACACACTCCGGGCCTCCGGCACACATCTGAACACTCAAAATCTTTTAGTGTAATTTGGAATTAGGCATACATGTCTTAAGGAGTGGAATCCGCAGTTCGGATCATGACAACATTAGGATCTTGTGGGTTAGCATCAGCTAACGGAGTCTGGGTTATCTGGTACACTTACATCTATCGCCTTGTGAGTGGATTCCGGATGACTTGGCATGCAAACACTTATGATGTACTCACAATTGCACACAAATACAATAGACATAAATGTGTCGCGTAAGTTCTATATGTACGACCTAAAAGCTCGTGACAATTCTCCAAGTTGTTGGCCCGTTAGGTGGGTCCATGTTAGCATTGTCATGTCCATGAGTCAAATACCAAGTACAAACCTTAGTACTGCTTATAAAGCTAATAAATAATACGTTATACTTGCCATTCGTATGCACTATATACTCTACATAAATTACAGACAAGTACACTTACTATGCCAAATTCACCCTTATGTACACTGCCAAAACTACCGTTAACTGAATCTAGTGATTGATTGCTTAATTACCTTGTTATAGGCTGGCAAGCTATGAATAGTTTTCAAGCTTAGTTACGGTTCTTTAGCCGAACTTGAGCGTTATGAACTTTAGTTTGTTATATGCTGCAACTGTAATTGTGGATACAAACATTGTAACCTCAATTTTTTTTAGTAGTTGTTGGATTATATCATAGAAATTgttcaaaatacattttttttaagacttcaaacaaaatacactttttaaaaaaaattgtctttttacaccattcagtagacggaatttctgtctaccacctttatctgtcgtctactaccatttttacaaagtagtagacagtaacaacaaggtagtagacggtgagaacaaagcagtagacagccaattacaaggtagctgaccgtctactgccttgttgttattgtctactaccttgttgtaggtgtcgacaccaataatacatatcagtcgacacctacaacaaggtagtagacagtaacaacaaggcagtagacggtcagctaccttgtaattgactgtctactgctttgttctcactgtctactaccttgttgttactgtctactactttgtaaaaatgttagtagacgacagataaaggtggtagacagaaatcccgtctaccgaatggtgtaaaaagacaattttttttaaaaaagtgtattttgtttgaagccttagaaaaaaagtgtattttcatcAATTTCCCTTATTTATTACTTATTCTTTTAGTCCATGTGAAATCAAATCAAGTAGTTGAGGCTAACATGGAGACAAATCTCTGCAGTTGGTCGAGGATGCAAGATgtcatattagtaaaaaaaaaaaaaaaaaagatattcgAGATGGTGAAAGGGTTTAAATGTTCAACTCGTGTTTTTTTATTTTTGCATTGTTGATAATTTTTGCATGCTTCCTATAGTAAATTCTCATACGCTAAAATACTAGAATTGATCTTCCAAACTGCCTCcccaaatgttttttttttttttttttttaatattctaATGCATCAATATCGGTATTAGCCTATTAGAAATAAACAAACATGGATTAATACACACTAAAATCAGAACTCAAGGTAATTCGTCTTAATTAACCATCAGACAGAGTTCAGCAAACTGCACAACTAGTGCAGATATCTGCAGTTAGTTCCATTGTGGCAGACTGGCACCTCCTTGTGCATCATACATACCTGCATAGCCCCTGCTGCTTGTGTTCTTGATAGTACCAACTCTCTTGGTCAATAGCCGTTGTTGTCATGTTGCAAACAATAGCTGCTGGTGTTCGATTATGAGAATGGTAGTTTCTGATCAGTGTCATGCCTTCTTTCAAAGTGTATCTTCAAGGACACAAGTTCACGTGTCTTGTTCAGCCTGAAAGCCTTTTCTGAAACAACCAGTTGGCTCCCCTTTAAACACACCCCTTAACACGTTAGAGTTAACGTTTCACTAATATGAACCTCTATCATTATAATGAACCATTCTGGTTAATCAACGCCTACCTGAAACCCCCCCCTATAAATGGAGCACAAGGGAATGATTCGATTCAAACCTTAAGATGGCTGATATTCATCTCCATTGACCAAAAGAAATAGATTGAAGAGATATATGCCCAATAAACAGATCCTTTACATGTTGCCTGCATAACCCAATTCGCCTTCCATGTAAACTCGGATGAATACAGCTAGAAAATCCCGTTTTCCAAACAGGAAACTTTTGTTTTTGCATTACATGAATAGTATAAACAAATGGAGCAGCAGCCGAACACCCGATTACAAAACAACAACACGGTCGAGATTCACTTACTATTCTTGCTAATGATAGTAAACACAAACCACTATAATTAATCCCATACAATAATCCCTCGTCGTAACAAACACTTTGAGATTCCAAAATCTCCTTAACAGATTCATTTTCAAAATCTTCGGCTAACGGGAGTCTGCTCAAATCTGAATCAAATTTCTGCTCTATTTCAGACTCATGTAATGCGTACTTCGTTGCTAGTGTAAGCACACAAGATCTCCTGACTATTTCAGTGATAATCAGCTTCATTTCAACAAAATTATCACACGAGTCATACCATCTAAGCCACCGATAAACTAATCCTGAAAACCAATCGATAATATGATCATGGTCTAGTAAAACGAGCATGTGACAAGCACATGGGTATCCTCGATGATTTAATATTCCATATCGTTGGAGACACATTTTTACACCCTTTATCGGGGCAGCAACTTCAGTGATGGAAACTGATTTACTAGATTCGGGCAAAAGGGTTAGGATAGATTCGGTCTCCGAAGAAATGTATTTTTTAGCATGATTTTGAAACGTATAAAACGACTCTTTTAGGTCATTCGGTAGTGATTTTTCAGTTATAAACTTGGATAAAATAGATTCTTCAGTGTCAATATATGCATTTTTCAAATATGTGTCTTGCATCCATATCTTAAGTAACACTTTATACCAGTGATCCGTTTCCATTCCAGATTTACGAAAACAAGATAACTGACTCAAAAGCGAATTCTTGTCAGCAAGCTGTTTGATTTCCGATTCTTTGACTTTTTTGAATCCATGACCCAACACTTTTTTACCAATTCTGATAGTCCCTTCATCCCATGCCTCTTGTTTTTGTAACGCAAATAACTCGACTTTTTCCTTTAATTTGTGAACCGCTTTGACTGCAGGACTTTCTTTGACAGTCTTCTTTACAATGTTTCCTAAAAATTTAACACCTCGAGGGTCATTGCACGGCAGTATCTCTATCTTACTATCAAATTCCAAATAAAGAAACTGTTGCATGAAAGTTTCAATCTCAGAACTTAAAGCTAGACTCACATCTTTTGAACCCTTAACGACTACAAGAATTTCATCCATTAACCGACAACAATGTACCCTAACTCCCGAATTATTTACTTCGTTTCTTTGACTGGGTCCCATCTGTCTCCTAAACCAGCTACGCAGCTTTGACTTTTCATCAAATTGACCATCATTTGGTGTATCAAGAACTTCAAATTTCATTGATAAATTATGAATCTCACGGTCAAAAAGGTCAAGATATACATTCAATAAAATTGGTGACAGCACACCTTCTTGTGGGAGACCATGGCCTTTAGCAAACCCTCCAAACTCCACATTTAAAACTCCAGCATCGAACATGCAACGAATAATAGCGTATAGTCTTGGATCTTCAACTTTACTCTCCATTGTTGATATAAGCTTAGACAAAATCAAAGTGTCAACCTTTTTCTTAAGTACCAAACGAAACCACCAATCGGGATTCACAATTTCTTTACAAATGTACTTCAAAGCTGAAGATTGACCCCTTCCAGTTCGGCACCCATGTGATACTTTAGAATAATGAGGTTTGTAAACAACTTCTAATGCTATTCTAATTGCTTCTTGAATTACATTCAATTTAAGATTCGGAAGCACGAGCGTTTCTTTGTTGGCTCCCTTTGTTGAAATAGAATATACATTGGAGCTGATATTAAATTTACCAGAGGCTAATTCATCTGCTAGAGAGTCAAAGTTGATATCGTCACTGTCCGTTGCTAAGTCAACTTTTGAGTTGACCCTAATACTATTGTAAGCGTCTTGAAGGGTATACGGATTAGCAATTACTTTGTCAAGTAGATTATGAAATTTTCCATCTTTAAATTGTTCCTTGACCCTTTTCTTTATGCGAAACTCGAGAAACCTTTTTATCTCAACCCGGTTCATTGTTTTTTTCGGACTAACTGATGAAGACTCTAGAACCAAAGAAGATAGGTTGCTAGCCAATGACATTTTGTCAATGCTACTAATGTTGTTTCCATTATTAGCAGATTTTAAAGATGGATCCACCGAATGACCAACATATCTTCTTCCTGTGAAGACACACAAAGATGAAACATAAAAGACCTAGCAAACTTACAGCATTCATCTTGTGTGATTCATTAATGTGATTTATAATTGATAATCACAAGAATAATCTAAATATTTGAATGAAAATGAAGTAGGTGGTTGCATTATGCttagattttatttttatttatttatttatttttaatttaggCTACTTTAAATTACAATTGGGTAGACCTAATTCACAAACTTACAGCATCCCCCTCCAGGGTCCCTCTCATTTAGTAATTGACAGCCCAAATCCCAAATAAAAAATGAGTGAAAGCTACCAAGAAAAGTAACTGGAGTTGTATCATATGGAACATAGTAACATAGCCATACTTGAATGAATTAGGGTGACTGAATCAATTAAGAAACAGAAATATTATTTTATTGTATATATGTTAAAGAAATAGAAAGGAGAAAGGTTTACCTGTGTGAAGAACAACAAGTGAAAGATTGAGGGAAATGAGATTGAAACTGTTTGTAAGTTTGCTGATACAGATCATTATCATTGGCAGACACCAATAATTGATGCGACGCCGCAGTTTCAGTGGAGGGCCGGCGTGTAGATGATGATATGTCGCAAGTTATGTCCGCTGAAGATTGTACGTGTATGCATATGTGTTGGATATTATTTGTGTTACACCCACAAACTCATTGTGTTTGACCCACCATTTACTGGTagtatactaatgataataagtaCCATTTAAGTACTATATACTTTTGGTAGTACATGGTAATAAGTACTCTATTGTATCTATAAATAAGGAGTTAAACTCTTCTTGTAAGACACACAAAAAACACAAGAAATACACAACAAATCATTGAGAAAATCATACACCAGTAAGTTGTTCAAATGGAACATTGCAAACCGTAGAAGGAACTTAGGCCGTGAAACTAGAAAGCCTTCCTATTGGTGATCGCTTTCCCGACCGGTGATCCAAACGTCGATCCTACTCGTTTCCGCTGCTCGTATTCGGTATGTCTCGAATTTATATTTTTTACAACATTGGTATCAGGAGCTATATGTTTATAATCCCGGTTatactcgtcaatatgtttgatgAGGTTGCGTGATTTTGAGAAATACAATTTATTTGAATCGATAAATGATCTAGAAATGATGTTTGATAATTTTTTGGAAATAATTGGAATAAAAAAAAAAGGATGAATAAACacttatctttttatttgttttcctTCGTAAAACCAATAGTTAATAAATATGTTCTAGACGTGTACTGTTGTCTGCAAAAATCATGTTAGGAATTAAAAAGATCAAATGTCTTCATATTTGTTGGGACTTACTAAACAAATAAAAAAATTTGTAGTTATCCATATATTTAATATATGGAACCATATACAGAAGTTGATGTTTTCATTTCTATTGATTGTAATTTTGTAGTACTTCAATTGTTGGTTTCTATCAAAAACAATTCTGTTGTTATTCTACGTTAATAAGTATTAACATTTTTTTAATGGGTTTAATTCACTTATGAATTAATCTTGTTCAATGATATCACATATTAGCTCGAATAAGAATTCTTTGTGAGTTAATAAAGAAGATAAAGCAAACATATTTTTTTATGAGCTAATAGATagtcaaaaaaataaataaataaataaataaataaattaatgacTCGCAAAGTATGTGTTGGAACTTGTAGTTTATACAAGTTTACATTTTTAGTGATTGATCattggatatatatattttttgcgtATCCATAGAAGTTCGTATTGCAAGTGATATTGTTTATGCTTTCGTAAATAAGCATATTTTATGAGTATCTGGTAGTACACTTattaatatatactccgtatatatatatatatatatatatatatatatatatatatatatatatatatatatatatatatatatatatatatatatatatatatatatatttctatgaaGGAGTTATTGCATACAATCATTGTTTATGAGAACACTAATATAAAAAGATATGTTTTCAAAGTTTGAAATATGGTACCGGAAACTGGTACCAATTCGgatttatagaattttataatcttGTATATATTATTGAGTTAGTGATGGTTTCATAATAAGATTTATAGATGATAATTGGAAACATAGTGACGTTTTTCTCTATAGCCTATGATGacctattattaataaaataatatagtaGCAAGACGATTGCATATTTGGACGGATATAACTAACCTTGCATAATTATCTTTAATAATGACTTAGTATTCAATCATGGCTTCCGCATCAAAGAACATTGTTGCTGAActtaacaagggtgttaagttgAATGGTGACAACTACGAAATATGGAGCATGAAACTCGAATATGTGTTGGAAGAGCAAGAGGCTCTTGTTGCTCTTACTCAATCAATGGAAGTACCTGAGGTGGGTGATACGGAACAACATAAAAGAGATGCTGAAGTATATATCACTTGGAAACGTAAGAACACCATTGCTCGCATTACGTTACTGAGCAGCATGGATGATGATATCATGTGTGATTTTTGCAAGTATGAACTGGCAAAAGATATGTGGAAAGCATTGGCTGACAAGTTTGGTGCAACCTCGGTGACCAAACTAAGATCTCTCACTATCAAGTTTGACCAATATAAAAAGAAGTCTGATCATACCATGAAAAAGCATGTCAGACAAATGTCAAACATGATAAGTGAATTGAGAAACGCAGGTCATGTTCTTACTGATGAACAACAGGTTCAAGCTATGATCCGTTCCTTGCCTCAAAGTTGGGAGGAAATGAAAATGCATCTCATACATAATGAGAACATCAAGACTTTTGAGGACTGTGTGCGCCATTTAGAGCTAGAAGAAGATCGGATTGAGGCCGGTAAGTCAATCACTGAGGTGAATATGGCGACAAGCTCTAAAAATGCGTTTGGGCATAAGCGCAAGTTTCATCACCATAAGGGTAAAGAAACTTATAAGTCCAACAAAAGGTCAAACATCAATCATCGTGGCAAGGGAACACGTCCCTCCAAGAAGGTGAACATTGCAAAGGTgaaatgctacaattgtggcaacaAAGGGCATTTTGCTCGTGATTGTCCTGAGCTAAAAAGGTATATTCTTACGATGCTTATGTTAGCAAACTTTGTGTTGCTAGTTCTGTTTTCTTAACTGAATCTCAACCTTTGTGGATTGTAGACTCAGGAGCAGCAGACCATGTAGCTAAGGACAAAGACACCTTTGTAGAATTTCGGCAGGTTTCTCATGGAGCTATGTGGATTTATGTAGGAAACAACTCAAGAGTTCCAGTTGAAGGGATCGGGTCATGCAAGTTAGTCATGCGTGAAGGACGAACCCTAACCTACATGATGTTTTATGTGCTCCTCAAATTCGTCGAAATTTGTTCTGTTTTggttttgttaagacttggtttTCATTTGTACTTTCGTGATAATGTTGTTGAGTTGTCTTTGGGAACAAACTCTTATGGTTTTGGTTATGTCCTTAATGGTTTTATCGTGATGGATGTTGATTATCTTAATAATAGACCATGTTTTTCCTTAGTTGCATCTTCTAATAAGTTTGATAATGATGTAAACAATTGGCATGCTAGACTTGGTCATATCGGCCAACAAAGAATGAATAGATTAGCTAGAGATGGTTTACTGGCTAATATTGATAAAGTGGAACTGTCCACTTGTGAGCATTGTCTGGCAGGAAAAACTGCGAGAAAACCATTTGGAAAAGGAACTCGTGCCGATTATCCATTGCaattaatacattcggatataTGTGGTCCTATGAACGTCCGAGCAAGGAATGGAGCGTATTATTTCATCACATTCATTGATGATTATTCTCGATTCGGTTACGTCTACTTGATCTCTCACAAATTCGAAGCGTTGGATTGTTTTCAAAGTTATATGAATTTTGTTGAGAATCAATTAGAACGTAAGATTAAAGCATTAAGAACCGATCGAGGACTTGAATACCTATCCGATTAGTTCAAAGCTCTATGTGATGCTAAAGGGATTCAACGTCAATTAACTACTCCTAGGACTCCACAACAAAATGATGTTGCGGAAAGGCAGAATAGAACGCTTCTCGAAATGGTTAGGTCAATGATGGAACAAGCAAATTTACCGATCACCTTTTGGGGTGATGCTTTGTTAACTGCCACATTTGTACTTATTCGTGTGCCTTCAAAATCAGTAACTtccacaccatatgagttatggacaGGTCGCAAACCTGACTTGAATGTTTTAAGACCTTGGGGTTGTGCAGCGTATACTTTGGATTCCTCACACAAATATGGAAAATTAGGTCCAAGAGGAAAGAAATGTGTTTTCATAAGATACTCTGAACAATCAAAAGGTTATGTGTTTTTGGGTGAACACGAAAGTGGGAGCATAACTGAATTTGAATCTCGAGATGTTACATTCTTGGAAAATGAGTTTCTAAAACAAGGGGATCTTGATAAAGATTGGTCTTTATTTGAGACTACAGAATTACCTCATTCAAGTGGGAGAGATTTGAGGAGTGAAGATGAAGAATTTGTTTCTTTGGATATAACTCCTCAATCTATCGCGAATGAAGATAATTCTGATCCGAGTGGGAGCAATATAGCAAACCAAGAACACGTTTCCAAAGAATCTCAACCCGTTGCTACCGAGCATAATTCTGATCCAAGTTGGAGCAATTTGGTAAACCAAGAATCCGTTTCATTGGATAACTAACTACGACGAAGTAGTCGTCAAAGTAAACCTCCACTTCTGTATGAGATCGAAGATGGTTATACTTTTATGGTTCAACTAGAAGAGGATGAACCAAGAAATATAAATGAAGC
This genomic window from Rutidosis leptorrhynchoides isolate AG116_Rl617_1_P2 chromosome 2, CSIRO_AGI_Rlap_v1, whole genome shotgun sequence contains:
- the LOC139892742 gene encoding nuclear intron maturase 4, mitochondrial, translated to MIMICISKLTNSFNLISLNLSLVVLHTGRRYVGHSVDPSLKSANNGNNISSIDKMSLASNLSSLVLESSSVSPKKTMNRVEIKRFLEFRIKKRVKEQFKDGKFHNLLDKVIANPYTLQDAYNSIRVNSKVDLATDSDDINFDSLADELASGKFNISSNVYSISTKGANKETLVLPNLKLNVIQEAIRIALEVVYKPHYSKVSHGCRTGRGQSSALKYICKEIVNPDWWFRLVLKKKVDTLILSKLISTMESKVEDPRLYAIIRCMFDAGVLNVEFGGFAKGHGLPQEGVLSPILLNVYLDLFDREIHNLSMKFEVLDTPNDGQFDEKSKLRSWFRRQMGPSQRNEVNNSGVRVHCCRLMDEILVVVKGSKDVSLALSSEIETFMQQFLYLEFDSKIEILPCNDPRGVKFLGNIVKKTVKESPAVKAVHKLKEKVELFALQKQEAWDEGTIRIGKKVLGHGFKKVKESEIKQLADKNSLLSQLSCFRKSGMETDHWYKVLLKIWMQDTYLKNAYIDTEESILSKFITEKSLPNDLKESFYTFQNHAKKYISSETESILTLLPESSKSVSITEVAAPIKGVKMCLQRYGILNHRGYPCACHMLVLLDHDHIIDWFSGLVYRWLRWYDSCDNFVEMKLIITEIVRRSCVLTLATKYALHESEIEQKFDSDLSRLPLAEDFENESVKEILESQSVCYDEGLLYGINYSGLCLLSLARIVSESRPCCCFVIGCSAAAPFVYTIHVMQKQKFPVWKTGFSSCIHPSLHGRRIGLCRQHVKDLFIGHISLQSISFGQWR